From the genome of Clostridium sp. BNL1100, one region includes:
- a CDS encoding ImmA/IrrE family metallo-endopeptidase — protein MILTEKLEFICRKCHIIKEFAPLPESILGYYYCDGNYYVILINESIRDDEKLYRCVLAEEIGHYRTTIGDITPRKYMCYRDRLTVDKIEQLALRWATDFMVPTGMLIDSLREWLQPSFDGLVEYFQVTNEFMLQKLEFMSKQNCLWDIDGKRSLYLANFPSVHIYERI, from the coding sequence ATGATACTAACAGAAAAACTAGAATTTATATGTAGAAAATGTCACATTATCAAGGAATTTGCCCCCTTGCCGGAATCAATACTGGGATACTATTATTGTGATGGGAACTACTATGTTATTTTGATTAACGAAAGTATCAGGGATGATGAGAAGCTTTACCGCTGTGTCCTTGCAGAAGAGATAGGCCACTACAGGACCACCATCGGCGATATAACCCCACGGAAATACATGTGCTACAGGGATAGGCTCACGGTGGACAAAATTGAACAATTGGCCTTACGGTGGGCAACAGATTTCATGGTACCTACAGGTATGCTAATTGATTCCCTTAGAGAATGGCTTCAACCGTCATTTGATGGTCTGGTGGAATACTTTCAGGTAACAAATGAGTTCATGCTTCAAAAGTTGGAATTTATGTCAAAGCAGAATTGTCTGTGGGACATAGACGGTAAAAGAAGTTTGTACCTTGCCAACTTTCCGTCAGTACATATTTATGAAAGAATATAA